From a single Sinomonas atrocyanea genomic region:
- a CDS encoding aminopeptidase P family protein, whose product MSIDTAVTNVAELERLKVLHNGTKGTLTFSDAEFERRLAGLRQIMAAKELDAVILTSYHGIKYYSDFLYTTFGRNYALVVTADDSVTVTANIDAGMPWRTSYGENIVYTDWRRDNFYFGLQEALRQRGVKAARLGVEDDALPTLTREKIAAAFPGAELLDVSQDAMRQRMIKSAEEIEVIKHGARIGDLGGEAIRSAIREGISEYEVALIGTEAMVHEIARTFPEREVRDTWVWFQSGINTDGAHNWATTRKLQKGDILSLNCFPMTSGYYTALERTLFLGQPDERSLELWNINVEVHRRGLELIKPGAVCKDIAAELNEIYISHGLLANRTFGYGHSFGVLSHYYGREAGLELREDIETVLEPGMVVSMEPMITVADGLPGAGGYREHDILVIGEDTVENITKFPFGPEKNIIEA is encoded by the coding sequence ATGTCCATCGACACCGCCGTCACGAACGTCGCCGAGCTCGAGCGCCTCAAGGTCCTCCACAACGGCACCAAGGGCACGCTGACGTTCTCCGACGCCGAGTTCGAACGCCGCCTGGCCGGCCTCCGTCAGATCATGGCCGCCAAGGAGCTGGACGCGGTCATCCTGACGAGCTACCACGGCATCAAGTACTACTCGGACTTCCTGTACACGACGTTCGGCCGCAACTACGCCCTGGTCGTCACCGCTGACGACTCGGTCACGGTCACGGCGAACATCGACGCCGGCATGCCGTGGCGCACCTCCTACGGCGAGAACATCGTCTACACCGACTGGCGCCGGGACAACTTCTACTTCGGCCTGCAGGAGGCCCTGCGCCAGCGCGGCGTCAAGGCCGCCCGCCTCGGTGTCGAGGACGACGCGCTCCCGACCCTGACCCGCGAGAAGATCGCCGCCGCCTTCCCCGGCGCCGAGCTCCTCGACGTCTCCCAGGACGCCATGCGCCAGCGCATGATCAAGTCCGCCGAGGAGATCGAGGTCATCAAGCACGGCGCCCGCATCGGCGACCTCGGCGGCGAGGCCATCCGCAGCGCGATCCGCGAGGGCATCAGCGAGTACGAGGTGGCCCTCATCGGCACCGAGGCGATGGTCCACGAGATCGCCAGGACGTTCCCAGAGCGCGAGGTCCGCGACACCTGGGTGTGGTTCCAGTCCGGCATCAACACCGACGGCGCCCACAACTGGGCCACCACCCGGAAGCTGCAGAAGGGGGACATCCTCTCCCTCAACTGCTTCCCGATGACCTCCGGCTACTACACGGCCCTCGAGCGGACCCTCTTCCTGGGCCAGCCGGACGAGCGCTCGCTCGAGCTGTGGAACATCAACGTCGAGGTCCACCGCCGCGGCCTCGAGCTCATCAAGCCCGGCGCCGTCTGCAAGGACATCGCCGCCGAGCTGAACGAGATCTACATCTCCCACGGCCTGCTCGCCAACCGCACGTTCGGCTACGGCCACTCGTTCGGCGTCCTCTCGCACTACTACGGCCGCGAGGCCGGCCTCGAGCTCCGCGAGGACATCGAGACGGTGCTCGAGCCGGGCATGGTCGTGTCGATGGAGCCGATGATCACGGTCGCCGACGGCCTCCCGGGTGCCGGTGGCTACCGCGAGCACGACATCCTCGTGATCGGCGAGGACACGGTCGAGAACATCACCAAGTTCCCGTTCGGCCCGGAGAAGAACATCATCGAGGCCTGA
- a CDS encoding MFS transporter translates to MSTEHSPRLAAPTSAGLEADVSLNGQPSSAAPGGIGKDARRRVLWGSFIGNFVEWFDYAVYGYLASTIAAAFFPDSDRQTALLATFAVFAISFFVRPLGGFVWGHIGDRLGRRTALSLSILIMSGATFCIALIPPYAMIGVGAPITLLVIRVIQGFSAAGEYAGASAFLVEYAPAHRRGLYAAVVPASTAAGLLLGSLLAALLSIVLSDAQMAAWGWRLPFLLAAPMGLIGRYIRTKLEDTPVFRELAAEDEVIHAPVKDMFVKHWRSLLLAVGAVLLNAVGFYVILSYMPTYLSTELGFGATESFFATTIALLTYIGFIFLTGLASDRFGRKRVLLTASVLFILLTVPAFMLLDTGNFAVILLVEVFLGAMLTLNDGTLPSFLAELFPTRIRYSGFAVSFNLANAVFGGTAPFMATLLIGVLHTKLAPAWYLVAAAIVSLIAVLCAKETSRRPLAR, encoded by the coding sequence ATGAGCACTGAACACTCCCCCCGCCTGGCAGCCCCGACCAGCGCAGGGCTCGAGGCCGACGTGTCGCTGAACGGACAGCCCTCCTCGGCAGCACCCGGCGGCATCGGCAAAGACGCCCGCCGCCGGGTCCTGTGGGGCAGCTTCATCGGCAACTTCGTCGAGTGGTTCGACTACGCGGTCTACGGCTACCTCGCCTCCACGATCGCGGCGGCATTCTTCCCCGACTCCGACAGGCAGACGGCCCTGCTGGCGACCTTCGCCGTCTTCGCCATCTCCTTCTTCGTCCGCCCGCTCGGCGGCTTCGTGTGGGGCCACATCGGCGACCGGCTCGGCCGCCGCACGGCCCTCTCCCTGTCCATCCTGATCATGAGCGGTGCGACGTTCTGCATCGCCCTCATCCCGCCGTACGCCATGATCGGCGTCGGCGCCCCGATCACCCTCCTCGTGATCCGCGTCATCCAGGGCTTCTCCGCCGCCGGCGAGTACGCGGGCGCCTCGGCCTTCCTGGTCGAGTACGCCCCGGCCCACCGGCGCGGCCTCTACGCCGCGGTCGTCCCCGCCTCCACGGCCGCCGGCCTGCTGCTCGGCTCGCTCCTCGCGGCCCTGCTCTCGATCGTCCTCAGCGACGCCCAGATGGCCGCGTGGGGCTGGCGCCTGCCCTTCCTGCTCGCGGCGCCGATGGGCCTGATCGGCCGGTACATCCGCACCAAGCTCGAGGACACCCCGGTGTTCCGCGAACTCGCGGCGGAGGACGAGGTCATCCACGCGCCGGTCAAGGACATGTTCGTCAAGCACTGGCGCTCGCTCCTGCTCGCGGTCGGCGCCGTGCTGCTCAACGCCGTCGGCTTCTACGTGATCCTCTCCTACATGCCCACCTACCTCTCGACCGAGCTGGGCTTCGGCGCCACGGAGTCCTTCTTCGCGACCACGATCGCGCTGCTGACCTACATCGGCTTCATCTTCCTCACGGGGCTGGCGTCGGACCGATTCGGCCGCAAGCGCGTGCTCCTGACGGCCTCGGTCCTGTTCATCCTGCTCACCGTCCCGGCGTTCATGCTCCTGGACACCGGCAACTTCGCGGTGATCCTGCTCGTCGAGGTCTTCCTCGGCGCGATGCTCACCCTCAACGACGGAACGCTCCCGAGCTTCCTCGCGGAGCTGTTCCCGACCCGGATCCGGTACTCCGGCTTCGCCGTGAGCTTCAACCTCGCCAACGCCGTCTTCGGCGGCACGGCGCCCTTCATGGCGACCCTGCTGATCGGCGTCCTGCACACCAAGCTGGCGCCCGCCTGGTACCTCGTGGCGGCGGCCATCGTCTCGCTCATCGCCGTGCTGTGCGCCAAGGAGACCTCCCGCAGGCCGCTCGCCCGCTGA
- a CDS encoding creatininase, whose protein sequence is MPSSVFMEEIDAFTYREAIAAGAPIVIPVGSIEQHGPHLPLNTDVVLSRAMSERLAEAVGGLVAAPIVYGYKSQQRSGGGNHLGGTTSLDATTLISIARTLTLEFARHGARRLVFLNGHFENYQFLYEGVEQATSELALRGQDVSALLLSYWDFVDEGTIEEIYRGAFPGWDVEHGGVLETSLMLHLHPEGVQLERVMDLPAAQLPKYDVLPVRAELTPASGCLSSGAAASREAGALLLERTSAALAAEVDAELRSTAPLAVI, encoded by the coding sequence ATGCCCAGCAGCGTCTTCATGGAGGAGATCGATGCCTTCACCTACCGCGAGGCCATCGCGGCGGGCGCACCGATCGTCATCCCCGTGGGCTCGATCGAGCAGCACGGCCCGCACCTGCCGCTGAACACGGACGTCGTCCTGTCCCGGGCCATGAGCGAGCGGCTGGCCGAGGCCGTCGGCGGCCTGGTCGCGGCGCCGATCGTGTACGGCTACAAGTCGCAGCAGCGCTCGGGCGGCGGAAACCACCTCGGCGGCACGACGAGCCTGGATGCGACGACGCTCATCTCGATCGCCCGCACGCTCACCCTCGAGTTCGCCCGGCACGGCGCCCGCCGGCTCGTCTTCCTCAACGGCCACTTCGAGAACTACCAGTTCCTCTACGAGGGCGTCGAGCAGGCCACGTCCGAGCTGGCCCTGCGCGGCCAGGACGTCTCGGCGCTCCTGCTCTCCTACTGGGACTTCGTGGACGAGGGCACGATCGAGGAAATCTACCGGGGCGCCTTCCCCGGCTGGGACGTGGAGCACGGCGGCGTCCTCGAGACCTCGCTCATGCTCCACCTCCACCCCGAGGGGGTGCAGCTGGAGAGGGTCATGGACCTCCCGGCCGCGCAGCTGCCCAAGTACGACGTCCTGCCGGTGCGCGCCGAGCTGACGCCGGCGTCGGGGTGCCTGTCCTCGGGCGCGGCGGCGTCGAGGGAGGCCGGCGCCCTGCTCCTCGAACGGACGTCCGCTGCCCTCGCGGCGGAGGTGGACGCTGAGCTGCGCTCCACCGCCCCGCTCGCCGTCATCTAG
- a CDS encoding purine-cytosine permease family protein, whose protein sequence is MSLRTQSKTEDATHVVEDVLQPVPESARTTKVSGQFWIWAGANVAPINWILGALGINMGLGLADTMTVLVIGNIIGMVGFGFFVLLGQKTGATGMLLARGAFGRRGAYLPAAIQALVAVGWSAVNTWVILDLVMALFGMIGWVDPTQQNLAWKIGIAAVIMGIQVTICYRGYGAIAKFERITMPPTLLVLVAMSIIAWTQLPIDWHYAGPAGAILTGGERIAAMSGIMTAIGIGWGIGWFTYAPDYSRFVSKSIPKKKLYLTSVLGQFLPVVWLGLLGASLATMNGTADPGELIVKSFGAMAIPVILLVIHGPIATNIINLYTFGVAAQALDIRIGRRALSIVVGCLSMVAVIFFLFAEDFATLLDSWLGAIVAWVATWGGIMAVHYFVFERRHKNFGYLFLDPKDTRLKAVNPIAIVAFVVGLFMTWMFMYGGDPALQGPVATAMGGVDLSWLAGTLTSGLLYLALGYPRFKSRIHHGVPLGIRADVSDEEYLASHGDASAHDGEHPASPAGSPAAVAP, encoded by the coding sequence ATGAGCCTTCGCACTCAGAGCAAGACTGAGGACGCCACCCACGTCGTCGAAGACGTGCTGCAGCCCGTCCCCGAGTCAGCTCGCACCACCAAGGTCTCCGGCCAGTTCTGGATCTGGGCTGGGGCCAACGTTGCCCCCATCAACTGGATCCTCGGCGCCCTCGGCATCAACATGGGCCTCGGTCTGGCGGACACGATGACTGTCCTCGTCATCGGCAACATCATCGGGATGGTCGGCTTCGGCTTCTTCGTCCTGCTCGGGCAGAAGACCGGCGCGACCGGCATGCTCCTGGCCCGCGGGGCGTTCGGACGCCGCGGCGCCTACCTCCCCGCGGCGATCCAGGCCCTCGTCGCCGTGGGCTGGTCCGCCGTGAACACCTGGGTCATCCTCGACCTGGTCATGGCCCTCTTCGGCATGATCGGCTGGGTCGACCCGACACAGCAGAACCTGGCCTGGAAGATCGGCATCGCGGCCGTCATCATGGGCATCCAGGTCACCATCTGCTACCGCGGGTACGGCGCGATCGCGAAGTTCGAGCGCATCACCATGCCGCCCACCCTCCTGGTCCTCGTCGCGATGTCCATCATCGCCTGGACGCAGCTGCCCATCGACTGGCACTACGCCGGTCCGGCCGGCGCGATCCTCACCGGCGGCGAGCGCATCGCCGCGATGTCCGGGATCATGACCGCCATCGGCATCGGCTGGGGCATCGGCTGGTTCACCTACGCGCCCGACTACTCCCGGTTCGTCTCCAAGAGCATCCCCAAGAAGAAGCTCTACCTCACCTCGGTCCTGGGCCAGTTCCTGCCGGTCGTGTGGCTGGGCCTGCTCGGCGCGAGCCTGGCGACCATGAACGGCACCGCGGACCCGGGCGAGCTGATCGTCAAGAGCTTCGGCGCCATGGCGATCCCGGTGATCCTGCTCGTGATCCACGGCCCCATCGCCACCAACATCATCAACCTCTACACGTTCGGCGTGGCCGCCCAGGCCCTCGACATCCGCATCGGCCGCCGCGCCCTGTCCATCGTGGTGGGCTGCCTGTCCATGGTCGCGGTGATCTTCTTCCTCTTCGCCGAGGACTTCGCGACCCTCCTGGACAGCTGGCTCGGCGCCATCGTCGCGTGGGTCGCGACCTGGGGCGGCATCATGGCGGTCCACTACTTCGTCTTCGAGCGCAGGCACAAGAACTTCGGCTACCTCTTCCTGGACCCGAAGGACACCCGCCTCAAGGCGGTCAACCCCATCGCGATCGTCGCCTTCGTGGTCGGCCTGTTCATGACCTGGATGTTCATGTACGGCGGAGACCCGGCACTCCAGGGCCCCGTCGCCACCGCGATGGGCGGCGTGGACCTCTCCTGGCTCGCCGGGACCCTCACCTCGGGCCTGCTCTACCTCGCCCTCGGCTACCCGCGGTTCAAGAGCCGCATCCACCACGGCGTGCCGCTCGGCATCCGGGCGGACGTGAGCGACGAGGAGTACCTCGCCTCCCACGGCGACGCCTCGGCGCACGACGGCGAGCACCCGGCGTCGCCCGCCGGCTCGCCCGCCGCCGTGGCCCCATAG
- a CDS encoding PucR family transcriptional regulator, protein MSLPLSSILAGGVLAVGAPVVVGGGARVAQARVRWVHSSEVLEIAPLLSGGELLLTGGAALLALKPAAQAEYVWSLASRRVAALAVETAGTGRHLPAELVAAADEAGLPLIELRQVVPFVEVAEAVNRRIVSDQVTSLQLADRLSQALTERIASSGAQLGPLVELIAETLGLHARVVDSRGAVLASGGPEAPEGARGPDAELSVGGIGVARLELAGGPEADTELLETVLARVRSIVALALAQQHRPSLARLAEDELLRLIGAGGGGDRLIELSQAAGIRADQPVAMAVVRRPADGPSDIEQRARAALPSALLLVDGAWVDILMPLGGGGGEAERERVLGLLREAVGRAGLTGALGPTAPSVRQAAFSLAEARATWRLGRSSKWTDAIHDAADFLVERVAERSLTRGAVDSIVEESLGELIRLDQRTGGELVRTLDVWITAGCNASEAAEVLFLERQSLHKRLRRIFAAIGGDPRGRGKLGALAFAVKLVRGNAQLREDPRP, encoded by the coding sequence ATGTCCCTGCCCCTGAGTTCCATCCTCGCCGGAGGCGTCTTGGCCGTGGGGGCGCCGGTGGTGGTGGGCGGCGGGGCACGGGTGGCCCAGGCCCGTGTCCGCTGGGTGCACTCGAGCGAGGTGCTCGAGATCGCGCCGCTGCTCTCCGGCGGGGAGCTGCTGCTCACCGGCGGCGCGGCGCTGCTCGCGCTCAAGCCGGCGGCGCAGGCCGAGTACGTGTGGAGCCTCGCCTCGCGCCGGGTCGCCGCACTCGCGGTCGAGACCGCGGGGACGGGGCGGCACCTGCCCGCCGAGCTGGTGGCCGCCGCTGATGAGGCCGGCCTGCCGCTCATCGAGCTGCGCCAGGTGGTCCCCTTCGTCGAGGTGGCCGAGGCCGTGAACCGGCGGATCGTCTCCGACCAGGTCACCTCCCTCCAGCTCGCGGACCGGCTCTCGCAGGCGCTCACCGAGCGGATCGCGAGCTCGGGCGCGCAGCTCGGGCCGCTCGTCGAGCTCATCGCCGAGACTCTGGGGCTGCACGCGCGCGTGGTCGACAGCCGCGGGGCCGTGCTCGCCTCCGGCGGCCCCGAGGCGCCCGAGGGCGCGCGCGGCCCGGACGCCGAACTCTCGGTGGGCGGGATCGGCGTGGCGCGTCTCGAGCTCGCGGGCGGCCCCGAGGCGGACACCGAGCTGCTCGAGACCGTGCTCGCGCGCGTGCGCAGCATCGTGGCGCTCGCCCTCGCGCAGCAGCACCGGCCGAGCCTGGCCAGGCTCGCCGAGGACGAGCTGCTGCGCCTCATCGGTGCTGGCGGCGGCGGCGACCGGCTCATCGAGCTCAGCCAGGCGGCCGGCATCCGTGCCGACCAGCCGGTGGCGATGGCGGTGGTGCGGCGGCCGGCCGACGGCCCCTCGGACATCGAGCAGCGGGCCCGCGCCGCCCTGCCCTCCGCGCTCCTGCTCGTGGACGGGGCGTGGGTGGACATCCTCATGCCCCTCGGTGGGGGCGGAGGCGAGGCCGAGCGCGAGCGGGTGCTCGGCCTCCTGCGCGAGGCCGTGGGCCGGGCCGGGCTCACGGGCGCCCTCGGGCCCACCGCGCCGTCCGTCCGCCAGGCGGCCTTCTCCCTCGCCGAGGCGCGCGCCACGTGGCGGCTGGGGCGCTCGTCCAAGTGGACCGACGCGATCCACGACGCTGCCGACTTCCTCGTGGAGCGCGTGGCCGAGAGGTCGCTCACCCGCGGTGCCGTGGACTCGATCGTCGAGGAGTCCCTCGGCGAGCTGATCCGGCTCGACCAGCGCACGGGCGGGGAACTGGTGCGCACCCTGGACGTGTGGATCACCGCCGGGTGCAACGCCTCGGAGGCGGCCGAGGTCCTCTTCCTCGAGCGCCAGTCGCTGCACAAGCGGCTCCGGCGCATCTTCGCGGCCATCGGCGGCGACCCCCGCGGCCGCGGGAAGCTCGGTGCGCTCGCCTTCGCGGTCAAGCTGGTCCGCGGCAACGCCCAGCTCCGCGAGGACCCCCGCCCCTGA
- a CDS encoding DUF2087 domain-containing protein, protein MQHVIQLLAALANGRARTRFAQVALAGEAGTPADAAADRLLRAAGVLEDLPGGAVKVDEAALAALLGEARAAVPSRPAGKVDLLPRQRALRIQVLRELAAAVLGEDERIPERELNARLGERALDIPGVRRALVDEGIVAREADGSAYWRPGEG, encoded by the coding sequence ATGCAGCACGTGATACAGCTCCTTGCGGCCCTGGCGAACGGCCGTGCCCGCACGCGCTTCGCCCAGGTGGCCCTGGCAGGGGAGGCGGGCACCCCCGCAGATGCCGCAGCGGACCGGCTGCTGCGCGCCGCCGGGGTGCTCGAGGACCTCCCCGGCGGTGCCGTGAAGGTCGACGAGGCCGCGCTCGCGGCGCTGCTGGGAGAGGCCCGTGCCGCTGTCCCGTCCCGGCCCGCCGGGAAGGTAGACCTCCTCCCGCGCCAGCGTGCCCTGCGCATCCAGGTCCTGCGGGAGCTTGCCGCTGCGGTCCTCGGCGAGGACGAGCGCATCCCCGAACGCGAGCTCAATGCCCGCCTCGGCGAGCGCGCCCTCGACATCCCCGGGGTGCGCCGTGCCCTGGTGGACGAGGGGATCGTGGCCAGGGAGGCCGACGGCAGTGCGTACTGGCGGCCCGGCGAAGGCTGA
- a CDS encoding MFS transporter, which yields MNPADPSTPGGQTAPVTQSVLRKVTGAAAAGTVVEWFDFAVYGFLATQLAHAFFPAGDNVVGLLQTFAVFAVAFALRPIGGAVFGVLGDRIGRKRVLALTVLLMSGATMAIGLLPTFGAVGVLAPLLLTLARSVQGLSAGGEYAGAVAYVIEHAPARERSRYSSWMPAATFGSFSGAALLCWGLTAGLGAAAMNAWGWRIPFLVAAPLGIVAFYIRRRLDESPVFQAALEAQRGKEHAPLRRTFALQWRPMLILGGYIALTALSFYTFSTYMTTFLREVVKMPADLVLFSNVIALGFAAALAPVLGRVCDRIGRKPTMAASSLLLGGLAIPAYLLASGGTFGAALGGQALLAVGAVTANVVTAVLLSEVFPTEVRYTASAITYNVSYAVFGGTAPFVATWLIATTGNPMAPAIYLTLIAAGALIAAWLLPETAHRPLDGRTTAPHGSASQRA from the coding sequence ATGAACCCCGCAGACCCCTCCACCCCTGGCGGCCAGACCGCCCCCGTCACCCAGTCGGTGCTCCGCAAGGTCACCGGCGCCGCAGCGGCCGGCACCGTCGTCGAATGGTTCGACTTCGCCGTGTACGGCTTCCTCGCGACCCAGCTCGCGCATGCCTTCTTCCCCGCAGGCGACAACGTCGTCGGCCTGCTCCAGACCTTCGCCGTCTTCGCGGTCGCGTTCGCGCTCCGCCCCATCGGCGGCGCCGTCTTCGGCGTTCTCGGCGACAGGATCGGCCGCAAGCGCGTGCTGGCCCTGACCGTCCTCCTCATGTCCGGCGCCACCATGGCCATCGGCCTCCTGCCGACGTTCGGCGCGGTGGGCGTCCTCGCGCCTCTCCTGCTGACCCTCGCTCGGAGCGTCCAGGGCCTCTCCGCCGGCGGCGAGTACGCCGGCGCCGTCGCCTACGTGATCGAGCACGCGCCCGCCCGCGAGCGCTCGCGCTACTCCTCCTGGATGCCCGCCGCGACATTCGGCTCGTTCTCTGGCGCCGCCCTGCTGTGCTGGGGGCTCACGGCGGGACTCGGTGCCGCCGCCATGAACGCGTGGGGCTGGCGCATTCCGTTCCTCGTCGCCGCGCCCCTGGGGATCGTGGCGTTCTACATTCGGCGCCGGCTCGACGAGTCGCCGGTCTTCCAGGCGGCCCTCGAAGCGCAGCGCGGCAAGGAGCACGCTCCCCTCCGCCGGACGTTCGCCCTCCAGTGGCGCCCGATGCTCATCCTGGGCGGGTACATCGCCCTCACCGCCCTGAGCTTCTACACGTTCTCCACGTACATGACCACGTTCCTGCGCGAGGTCGTGAAGATGCCCGCCGACCTCGTGCTGTTCAGCAACGTCATCGCGCTCGGGTTCGCCGCGGCCCTCGCCCCGGTCTTGGGCAGGGTGTGCGACCGGATCGGGCGCAAGCCCACCATGGCCGCGTCGTCGCTCCTGCTCGGTGGCCTCGCCATCCCTGCTTACCTCCTCGCCTCCGGCGGGACCTTCGGCGCGGCACTCGGGGGGCAGGCGCTCCTCGCGGTCGGCGCCGTGACCGCGAACGTCGTCACGGCCGTGCTGCTCTCGGAGGTCTTCCCCACCGAGGTGCGCTACACGGCGTCGGCCATCACGTACAACGTGAGCTATGCCGTGTTCGGCGGGACCGCGCCGTTCGTGGCGACGTGGCTCATCGCGACCACCGGCAACCCCATGGCGCCCGCGATCTACCTGACCCTCATCGCCGCCGGGGCGCTCATCGCGGCGTGGTTGCTCCCGGAGACGGCGCACCGACCACTGGACGGACGCACGACGGCGCCGCACGGCTCCGCCTCCCAGCGCGCCTGA
- a CDS encoding N-carbamoylsarcosine amidohydrolase produces the protein MSQDTAVGQDIETRLAAVLEEAFEAGTGIYNERGFKRRIGYGNRPAVIHIDLANAWTRPGHPFSCPGMEEIIPNVQRINEAARAKGVPVFYTTNVYRNRDASSGTNDMGLWYSKIPVETLPADSYWAQIDDRIAPAEGEVVIEKNRASAFPGTNLELFLTANRIDTLIVTGATAAGCVRHTVEDAIAKGFRPIIAKETIGDRVPGVVQWNLYDIDNKFGDVESTDSVVEYLNGLPQFEDTVPKTLSDPQREVEAPADPA, from the coding sequence ATGAGCCAGGACACCGCAGTGGGCCAGGACATCGAGACCCGTCTTGCCGCAGTGCTGGAGGAGGCGTTCGAAGCCGGCACCGGCATCTACAACGAGCGCGGCTTCAAGCGTCGGATCGGCTACGGCAACCGCCCCGCCGTGATCCACATCGACCTCGCGAACGCCTGGACGCGGCCGGGCCACCCGTTCAGCTGCCCGGGCATGGAGGAGATCATCCCGAATGTCCAGCGGATCAACGAGGCCGCGCGCGCCAAGGGGGTCCCGGTCTTCTACACCACGAACGTGTACCGCAACCGCGACGCCTCCTCCGGGACGAACGACATGGGTCTGTGGTACTCGAAGATTCCCGTGGAGACCCTTCCGGCAGACTCGTACTGGGCTCAGATCGACGACCGCATCGCGCCCGCAGAAGGCGAGGTCGTGATCGAGAAGAACCGCGCCTCGGCGTTCCCGGGGACGAACCTCGAGCTCTTTCTGACCGCCAACCGCATCGACACCCTGATCGTGACCGGCGCGACCGCGGCCGGGTGCGTGCGCCACACGGTCGAGGACGCGATCGCGAAGGGCTTCCGCCCGATCATCGCCAAGGAGACCATCGGCGACCGCGTCCCGGGCGTCGTGCAGTGGAACCTCTACGACATCGACAACAAGTTCGGCGACGTGGAGTCCACGGATTCGGTGGTGGAGTACCTGAACGGCCTCCCGCAGTTCGAGGACACGGTCCCGAAGACCCTCTCGGATCCCCAGCGTGAGGTAGAGGCCCCCGCAGATCCGGCCTGA
- a CDS encoding MFS transporter encodes MEPMESTLDPAKASGSAAARTTAAPATAGQLTPRDVRIATWICFFAWTFAVYDFVLFGNLLPVLAAEVGWAPAQSTAVNTWVTAGTALVAFAVGPLVDRIGRRKGILISVVGAAIASLLTAVAGWAVGIVGGIGVVLLILVRSAAGLGYAEQSVNAAYLNELFAHAYADPAKARRRGLIYSLVQSGWPIGSVLAAASIYLLFPVGGWALCFVVAAFPAIFIVIAGRWLKESPQFEAHRHANTNGSPLAEAFRGESLRSTVVIGLSFLLNWVGVLVFAILGTSLLSAPDGKDIPFTNALVILVVSNATAFAGYVFHGWLGDRIGRRNTIAIGWILCGASFTAMLLAPSGDFAVVVALYSAGLFFLIGPFSALLFFNGESFPVRTRATGGSIINAGGQVGAIISSFLVTLALGAGWTWSTAAFWIGCVPIFASGLLILAARNVNPRTVRQD; translated from the coding sequence ATGGAACCGATGGAAAGCACCCTCGACCCGGCGAAGGCGTCCGGGTCGGCCGCCGCACGCACGACGGCGGCGCCCGCCACCGCGGGGCAGCTCACACCGCGGGACGTCCGCATCGCCACGTGGATCTGCTTCTTCGCGTGGACGTTCGCCGTGTACGACTTCGTCCTGTTCGGCAACCTGCTGCCGGTCCTCGCCGCCGAGGTGGGCTGGGCCCCGGCGCAGTCCACGGCGGTCAACACGTGGGTCACGGCCGGCACGGCGCTCGTGGCGTTCGCCGTCGGCCCCCTGGTGGACCGGATCGGGCGCCGGAAGGGCATCCTCATCTCCGTCGTCGGCGCGGCCATCGCCTCGCTCCTGACCGCGGTCGCGGGCTGGGCCGTGGGCATCGTGGGCGGGATCGGCGTGGTCCTGCTCATCCTCGTGCGCTCGGCCGCCGGCCTCGGCTACGCCGAGCAGTCGGTCAACGCCGCCTACCTCAACGAGCTCTTCGCCCATGCCTACGCCGATCCGGCCAAGGCACGGCGCCGCGGCCTGATCTACTCCCTCGTCCAGTCCGGCTGGCCGATCGGCTCGGTGCTCGCGGCCGCCTCGATCTACCTCCTGTTCCCCGTGGGCGGATGGGCGCTGTGCTTCGTCGTGGCGGCGTTCCCGGCCATCTTCATCGTCATCGCGGGGCGCTGGCTCAAGGAGAGCCCGCAGTTCGAGGCGCACAGGCACGCGAACACGAACGGCTCCCCCCTCGCCGAGGCGTTCCGGGGAGAGTCGCTGCGCTCGACCGTGGTGATCGGCCTCTCGTTCCTGCTGAACTGGGTCGGCGTGCTCGTGTTCGCAATCCTCGGGACGTCCCTCCTGAGCGCCCCGGACGGCAAGGACATCCCGTTCACGAACGCCCTCGTGATCCTCGTGGTCTCCAACGCCACCGCATTCGCCGGCTACGTGTTCCACGGCTGGCTGGGCGACAGGATCGGCCGGCGCAACACGATCGCCATCGGCTGGATCCTGTGCGGGGCCTCCTTCACGGCCATGCTGCTCGCGCCGTCGGGGGACTTCGCAGTCGTCGTCGCGCTCTACAGCGCCGGCCTGTTCTTCCTGATCGGTCCGTTCTCCGCGCTGCTGTTCTTCAACGGCGAGAGCTTCCCGGTACGGACGAGGGCCACCGGCGGCTCGATCATCAACGCCGGCGGGCAAGTCGGCGCGATCATCAGCAGCTTCCTCGTCACGCTCGCCCTGGGCGCCGGGTGGACGTGGAGCACGGCGGCCTTCTGGATCGGCTGTGTGCCCATTTTTGCCTCGGGGCTGCTCATTCTCGCGGCACGCAACGTCAACCCGCGCACCGTCCGCCAGGACTAG